GACGGTCGTCGGGTCGGCGTTGATCGGCCAGACCGTCAACGAAGCGCGCTACTTCCAAGGACGGCCTTCGGAGATAAACTCCATGCAAGCGGACAGCCCAATCCTCACGGCGTCATCGGGCAGCAACGCCGGTGCGACCAATCTCATCTTCATACAAACCGTTGCCGACCGTGACGCGGCCGTCCGCGCAACTCACAATCTCGCAGAGGACGCTGACGTCCCGGCCGATCTGCTGTATGCGTCGGGCAGCGGCCTCGACCCGCATATCAGCCTGCGGTCGGCACAACTACAGGCTGCGCGCATCGCCGAGGCACGCGGTATGGTGCTGACTGACGTCGAGGCGTTGATCGATAGATTTACTGAGCGGCCGCAATTCGGAATTTTCGGCGAAAATCGTGTCAACGTCCTGCTGTTGAATCTGGCTTTGGATCATGAGTAACAGACCGGACCCCGACGCACTCCTTGCCGCAATCCAGCGCGAAGAGAACCGCCAACAGCGCGGCAAGCTCAAGATATTCTTCGGGATGGCGGCGGGTGTCGGCAAGACCTACGCGATGCTGCAGGCGGCGCGCGAACGCAAAGACGAAGGTGTCGATGTGGTTGTGGGCTATATCGAGACTCACAAGCGCGTTGATACCGAAGAAATGGCGCGAGGCCTGGAGGTGATCCCGCGCAAGGCGCCGAATACCGCAGTGCGATACTGGAAGAAATGGACCTTGATGCCCGTGATGGCGCGCGCAAGCCCACACTGGTGCTGGTGGACGAACTCGCCCATACCAATGCCCCCGGAGTGCGGCACGTCAAGCGCTATCAGGACGTGAAGGAACTGCTTGACGCGGGGATCAGCGTCTATACGACCGTCAACGTCCAGCACTTCGAAAGCCGCGCAGACACCGTGCGACAGATCACCGGCGTGAGCGTACAAGAACGACTGCCAGACTCAATTCTCGACCTTGCCGACGAAATCGAATTGATTGACCTTTCGCCTGAAGACCTCCGCAAACGGCTCGCCGACGGCAAGGTCTACACGTCAGATCGGGCGGATAAGGCAGCGCAGAATTTCTTCCGCGTTGGCAACCTGACGGCATTACGTGAGATGGCGCTGCGCCTCACCGCCGAGCGCGTCGACCACCAGCTTCAGGATTACATGCAGGTCAAGCGCATCAGCGGGCCGTGGAAATCAGGCGAGCGCCTGCTAGTGGCAGTCGGTCCCAGTCCGTTCGCGGAAATCCTTGTCCGCTGGGCGCGGCGCATGTCATATAACCTCGAAGCAGCATGGCTGGCCGCGTATATCAAGACCAGCACCCCCCTCTCACCGGCGGCGGAAAAACAGCTTGCCGCAAATCTGACGCTGGCAAGATCGCTGGGGGCTGAGGTCGTGACGACCGCTGGAACAACATCCCGGAAGGCCTGCTGCGATTGGCCCGGCAGCGAAATGTGACGCAAATCGTGGTCGGCAAAACCCAGCATAACCGGCTGAAAAATATCCTCCGCGGCGGCTCGCCGACCGAACGCCTGATCCGTGCTTCCGGCGATATCGATGTCGTGGTCGTCAGCGCAGAAGACCACGTTCCGCAGCCGTCCCGTGTTAGCCTGCCACCGATTGCCCGTCATTCGACATGGCGACAATACGCGCTGTCAGTCGGCATTATTGCTGCCGTAACCGCAGCCGACTTATTTGCACCGCCATGGTTCAGTTACCTGGCTGTCGGCCTGACCGAACTTTTCGCGGTACTGCTGATTGCCGTATATATTGGGCGCGGGCCCGCACTGCTCGCTGCCTCACTTAGCGCACTGAGCTGGAATTTCCTGTTTATCGAGCCGCGACTGACCTTCAGCATTAACCAGTCACAGGATGTCATCCTTTTCGCGCTGTATTTCATCATTGCCCTATATACCGGAAACCTGACCGCGCGATTGCGGCAGCAAGAACAACAGGCGCGCTATAACAACGAACGGAATCTCGCACTTTACCGGCTCGCGCACGACGTTTCAGCAGCGGTTGATATGGATGACGTAGTGCGCATTGCCGTTGAGCAGATCGGCCATGCGTTCGACCGGATGTCGGTATGTGGCTTTCGCATGACCGTATACTGGACCGACTGCCGCATGGTGCCAGCACTCTGGAAGCCAGCGACAAGGAATTCAGTGTTGCATCATGGGCTTTCGATAACGGCAAGTCCGCCGGACGTGGGACCGATACTTTGCCGCTGGCAGCAGGGCGTTATTTCCCCTTGATGACCACCCATCCTGCCGTCGGCGTATTGGGTATCCAGCCGCGTGGAAGCGAAGACTTTTCGTTCGAACAACAGCTCTTGCTCGAAACATTCGTGACACAAATTGCCTTAGC
This DNA window, taken from Candidatus Flexicrinis proximus, encodes the following:
- the kdpC gene encoding K(+)-transporting ATPase subunit C, whose amino-acid sequence is MKNLLPAVRMLLIFTILTGVIYPVFVTGIAQVFYPAQANGSLITVGETVVGSALIGQTVNEARYFQGRPSEINSMQADSPILTASSGSNAGATNLIFIQTVADRDAAVRATHNLAEDADVPADLLYASGSGLDPHISLRSAQLQAARIAEARGMVLTDVEALIDRFTERPQFGIFGENRVNVLLLNLALDHE
- a CDS encoding DUF4118 domain-containing protein: MTQIVVGKTQHNRLKNILRGGSPTERLIRASGDIDVVVVSAEDHVPQPSRVSLPPIARHSTWRQYALSVGIIAAVTAADLFAPPWFSYLAVGLTELFAVLLIAVYIGRGPALLAASLSALSWNFLFIEPRLTFSINQSQDVILFALYFIIALYTGNLTARLRQQEQQARYNNERNLALYRLAHDVSAAVDMDDVVRIAVEQIGHAFDRMSVCGFRMTVYWTDCRMVPALWKPATRNSVLHHGLSITASPPDVGPILCRWQQGVISP